Proteins co-encoded in one Bacillus infantis NRRL B-14911 genomic window:
- a CDS encoding sporulation protein encodes MSFFNKVLASVGVGSASVDTKLERDSFYPGEVAKGVIEIRGGKTEQKIDQIYLALNTTYIRESDDKKYTAAGVIDKYRIAETLVIQPNETREIPFSIQIPEDSPLTLGRTKVWISTGLDIKNAVDPGDKDYISIKPNRLMDGVFQAVSDLGFRLREAECEEAPRRLRGRLPFIQEFEFVPVSGPFRGKLDELELVFRPAGGGQMELMLQVDRKARGLGGFLSEALEMDETNVRLRVSDYDLAGIRQQLESTIVRYC; translated from the coding sequence ATGTCATTCTTTAACAAAGTGCTGGCAAGTGTAGGTGTAGGTTCTGCTTCTGTTGATACGAAATTGGAGCGGGACTCCTTTTATCCGGGTGAAGTGGCCAAGGGTGTCATTGAAATCAGGGGAGGGAAGACAGAGCAGAAAATCGACCAGATTTACCTGGCTCTGAATACAACTTATATTAGAGAGTCAGATGATAAGAAATATACAGCTGCAGGTGTGATCGATAAATACAGGATTGCTGAGACACTGGTGATCCAGCCGAATGAAACGCGGGAAATTCCTTTCTCTATTCAAATCCCTGAGGATTCACCCCTGACATTGGGAAGAACGAAGGTATGGATTTCAACTGGCCTGGACATTAAAAATGCGGTAGATCCCGGCGACAAAGATTATATTTCCATTAAGCCGAACAGGCTCATGGACGGTGTGTTCCAGGCAGTTTCCGATCTTGGCTTCAGGCTCCGGGAAGCAGAATGTGAAGAAGCGCCACGCAGGCTGCGCGGCAGGCTTCCATTCATACAGGAATTTGAGTTCGTTCCGGTTTCAGGGCCCTTCAGGGGCAAGCTTGATGAGCTTGAACTGGTATTCCGTCCTGCCGGCGGCGGCCAGATGGAGCTGATGCTGCAGGTTGACAGGAAAGCAAGGGGGCTCGGAGGTTTCCTTTCAGAAGCATTGGAAATGGATGAAACCAATGTGAGGCTGAGAGTTTCAGATTATGATCTCGCTGGCATCAGACAGCAATTGGAAAGTACCATTGTACGGTATTGCTGA
- a CDS encoding Ppx/GppA phosphatase family protein, which produces MNNQTIALIDLGSNSIQMAIYNVNEDLRIFHEVERVKVAARLINHLNEQGFLTEEGIQLIITIFKEFQKRAEKYGTGRITGYATAVIRNSLNQEEILAEIAARTDIAISVISGYEEARYGYLGVVNSMNAVEGITLDIGGGSTEITLFRNREMVHYHSFQFGAVNLHEAYTKGKRVTENQLTQLRRYILDSIQTLPWLKNAGLPIIGIGGSAKNLSRIHNAKFGGAELKLHEISSIFSELSSLNVDERSKVKGLSKKRRDIILPAIGIVSQMMETVRSPHFVYCDKTVRDGIMYKMLEEKQ; this is translated from the coding sequence TTGAACAACCAGACAATAGCCCTGATCGATTTAGGGTCCAATTCCATTCAAATGGCCATTTACAATGTCAATGAGGATCTTCGGATATTTCATGAAGTAGAGCGGGTCAAGGTCGCAGCAAGGCTTATCAATCATTTAAATGAGCAGGGCTTTTTGACAGAGGAAGGCATCCAGCTTATCATCACCATCTTTAAGGAATTCCAGAAGAGAGCTGAAAAATACGGGACAGGCCGCATCACCGGCTATGCTACTGCTGTTATCCGCAATTCACTTAATCAAGAAGAGATTCTGGCTGAAATCGCTGCCCGGACGGACATTGCCATTTCTGTGATAAGCGGATATGAAGAAGCCCGCTACGGCTATCTAGGTGTGGTTAATTCAATGAATGCGGTTGAGGGGATCACTCTTGATATCGGCGGCGGAAGCACGGAAATTACCCTTTTCAGAAACAGGGAAATGGTTCATTATCACAGTTTTCAGTTTGGTGCTGTCAATCTTCATGAAGCCTATACTAAGGGAAAAAGAGTGACTGAGAATCAATTAACTCAATTGCGCCGCTATATTTTGGACAGCATCCAGACCCTTCCCTGGCTGAAAAACGCCGGCCTCCCCATTATCGGAATCGGCGGAAGCGCAAAAAACCTGTCCAGAATACATAACGCGAAATTTGGAGGTGCTGAATTGAAGCTCCATGAAATCAGCAGCATCTTCTCTGAGCTTTCCTCCTTGAATGTAGATGAGCGTTCAAAAGTAAAGGGGTTGTCCAAAAAAAGAAGAGATATCATTCTCCCAGCCATTGGGATTGTAAGCCAGATGATGGAAACTGTCCGGTCTCCCCATTTCGTTTATTGCGATAAAACGGTCAGGGACGGGATCATGTACAAAATGCTTGAAGAAAAGCAATAA
- a CDS encoding sigma-54 interaction domain-containing protein, producing the protein MKEQVLTAILKGIDEGIHAVDINGITIFYNEVAALHDGMGMDEVLGKPLLESFPSLSLKSSTLLQVMKTKQPIYDQSQSYINLHGKRIETLNTTLPIFVEGELVGAVEIAKDYSRLKILSERLLDLQKASVPSEKNLRPAGSTVYTLDDLLTGNGLFKELKMEALKLAASSSPILVFGESGCGKELFVQGIHHASARREKPFIAQNCAAIPETLLEGILFGTAKGSYTGAVERPGLFELADGGTLFLDELHTMPALLQAKLLRVLEDGAVRRVGGSRNIATDVRIIAAMNIHPHEAMEQGILRHDLYYRLNVFTFELIPLRKRPEDIGLLASHFLDSFNRKLGKNVKVIGSTAAKFFSSYHWPGNVRELKHTIEYMVNVSEGSELTEEDLPAMLKQMRSKSGSRTVALSLKERVQAAEKEIIEAAIAGTGGNILQAARLLNIPRQTLQYKLHKHQLGNAE; encoded by the coding sequence ATGAAAGAACAAGTGCTTACAGCGATTTTGAAGGGGATTGACGAAGGCATTCATGCTGTGGATATAAACGGGATTACTATTTTTTATAATGAAGTTGCTGCTTTGCATGATGGCATGGGTATGGATGAGGTGCTTGGAAAGCCGCTGCTTGAAAGCTTTCCATCTCTGAGCTTGAAGTCAAGCACCCTGCTCCAGGTAATGAAAACAAAACAGCCGATATACGATCAGTCCCAAAGCTATATCAACCTCCATGGCAAGAGGATTGAAACACTGAACACCACGCTTCCCATTTTTGTGGAAGGAGAGCTAGTAGGGGCTGTAGAAATTGCTAAAGATTATTCCCGGCTGAAGATATTGTCCGAAAGGCTCCTGGATCTTCAGAAAGCAAGCGTGCCAAGTGAAAAAAACCTGCGGCCGGCAGGAAGCACAGTATATACCCTGGATGATCTGCTGACTGGAAATGGGCTCTTCAAAGAGCTGAAAATGGAAGCCTTAAAGCTTGCTGCCTCTTCTTCTCCCATCCTCGTATTTGGGGAAAGCGGATGCGGCAAGGAGCTGTTTGTCCAGGGAATCCACCATGCATCAGCCAGAAGGGAGAAACCATTCATAGCACAGAATTGTGCTGCTATCCCTGAGACGCTCCTTGAAGGAATCCTTTTCGGTACAGCGAAAGGGAGTTATACGGGAGCCGTAGAAAGACCCGGGCTGTTTGAACTGGCAGATGGGGGGACGCTGTTCCTCGATGAACTCCATACAATGCCGGCGCTGCTGCAGGCAAAGCTTTTGAGGGTGCTTGAGGACGGTGCTGTCCGGCGTGTCGGCGGATCCAGAAACATAGCCACTGATGTCCGGATCATCGCGGCCATGAATATACACCCGCATGAGGCTATGGAGCAGGGGATCCTCCGGCATGACCTTTACTACAGGCTCAATGTGTTTACATTCGAACTGATCCCTCTGCGAAAGAGGCCTGAAGATATCGGGCTTTTGGCGTCCCATTTCCTTGATTCCTTTAACCGTAAGCTCGGGAAAAATGTAAAAGTGATCGGCAGTACAGCAGCAAAGTTCTTCAGCAGCTACCACTGGCCGGGAAATGTAAGAGAATTAAAGCATACGATTGAGTATATGGTCAATGTTTCTGAGGGAAGCGAGCTTACTGAAGAGGATCTGCCGGCCATGCTGAAACAGATGAGGAGCAAAAGCGGAAGCAGGACAGTGGCGTTATCCTTAAAAGAGCGTGTGCAGGCAGCAGAAAAAGAGATCATTGAGGCTGCAATAGCCGGGACAGGAGGGAATATCCTGCAGGCTGCCAGGCTCCTGAATATCCCGAGGCAGACGCTTCAATATAAGCTTCATAAGCATCAACTGGGAAATGCCGAATAA
- a CDS encoding YozD family protein, with protein MREIEVFIDTEEIAEFFFHELVKRGYVPEEMELEDLADITFEYLLDKCIIDEEIEE; from the coding sequence GTGAGAGAAATCGAAGTTTTTATAGATACGGAGGAAATAGCAGAGTTTTTCTTTCATGAGCTTGTTAAAAGGGGATACGTTCCTGAGGAGATGGAGCTTGAGGATCTGGCGGATATAACCTTCGAGTATTTGCTGGATAAGTGCATCATTGATGAGGAAATTGAAGAATAA
- the kamA gene encoding lysine 2,3-aminomutase produces the protein MKLDLYKAERHWKDIELWKDVTEEQWNDWLWQLTNTIRNLEDLKKVINLTPEEEEGVKISTKTIPLNITPYYASLMNPDDPRCPVRMQSVPISQEIHKTKYDLEDPLHEDEDSPVPGLTHRYPDRVLFLVTNQCSMYCRYCTRRRFSGQIGMGVPKKQLDDAIAYIRNTPEVRDVLISGGDGLLINDKILEYILKNLREIDHVEIIRIGTRAPVVFPQRITENLCNILKKYHPIWLNTHFNTSIEITEEAKKACEMLADAGVPVGNQAVILAGINDSVPIMKKLMHDLVKIRVRPYYIYQCDLSEGIGHFRAPVSKGLEIIEGLRGHTSGYAVPTFVVDAPGGGGKIALQPNYLISQSAEKTVLRNFEGVITTYPEPENYVPGRAEDYFKRIYPDMDQKNSHTGISALMNDSQFNLVPEGLRRLDRREEYQQDPGHHSLKDKREKRDELKDKKFEAQMKKWGQQEKGEEPS, from the coding sequence ATGAAGCTGGACTTATATAAAGCAGAACGCCATTGGAAGGATATAGAGCTTTGGAAGGATGTAACAGAAGAGCAATGGAATGACTGGCTTTGGCAGCTCACCAACACGATAAGAAACCTGGAGGATTTGAAAAAAGTCATCAATCTGACGCCCGAGGAAGAAGAGGGCGTAAAGATTTCCACTAAAACAATCCCATTGAATATTACACCATATTATGCATCCCTGATGAATCCGGATGATCCCCGCTGTCCTGTCAGGATGCAGTCTGTCCCGATTTCTCAGGAAATCCATAAAACAAAATATGACCTGGAAGACCCCCTCCATGAAGACGAAGATTCACCTGTGCCCGGATTGACGCACCGCTATCCTGACCGGGTGCTGTTCCTTGTCACCAATCAATGCTCCATGTACTGCCGCTATTGTACAAGGCGAAGGTTTTCCGGCCAGATCGGCATGGGTGTTCCTAAAAAGCAGCTGGACGATGCGATAGCTTATATCAGGAACACACCTGAAGTCCGAGATGTGCTCATCTCAGGAGGAGATGGACTGTTAATCAATGATAAAATCCTGGAATATATATTGAAAAACCTGAGGGAAATCGATCATGTGGAAATCATCAGGATCGGTACCAGGGCTCCGGTCGTTTTTCCCCAAAGAATAACAGAGAATCTGTGCAATATCTTAAAGAAATACCATCCGATCTGGCTGAACACTCACTTCAATACGAGCATTGAAATTACCGAAGAAGCTAAAAAGGCCTGCGAAATGCTCGCCGATGCGGGAGTGCCTGTCGGCAACCAGGCAGTCATTCTGGCGGGCATCAATGACAGTGTCCCGATCATGAAAAAACTGATGCACGACCTTGTTAAGATCAGGGTGCGTCCTTACTATATCTATCAGTGCGATTTATCAGAAGGCATCGGCCATTTCAGGGCGCCTGTTTCAAAAGGACTGGAGATTATAGAAGGACTGAGGGGGCATACATCTGGCTATGCTGTACCTACTTTTGTGGTCGATGCACCTGGGGGCGGCGGGAAGATTGCACTGCAGCCGAATTATTTGATATCCCAAAGCGCTGAAAAGACAGTGCTCCGCAATTTTGAGGGAGTCATAACCACTTATCCTGAGCCCGAGAATTATGTCCCGGGCAGAGCAGAGGACTATTTTAAAAGAATTTATCCTGATATGGACCAGAAGAATAGCCATACAGGAATATCGGCACTCATGAATGATTCACAGTTCAATCTTGTTCCTGAAGGCCTGAGGAGGCTGGACCGCAGGGAAGAGTACCAGCAGGATCCGGGGCACCATTCCCTCAAGGATAAACGGGAAAAGCGCGATGAATTAAAAGATAAGAAATTTGAAGCGCAGATGAAGAAGTGGGGACAGCAGGAGAAGGGAGAGGAACCATCATGA
- a CDS encoding glycerophosphodiester phosphodiesterase: MRGHIAMKTALPGRICFCFSRFWNFLFIIFFHLPASSAFERLYRKELCFYPFRKKNTLAGSLLLGILVSFLSFAFQPLAPFQSIAHRGAVQIAPENTMAAFEKAYELGFDFIELDVWLSSDHQPVVIHDGDVGRTTGGEGLVTQLSASQLKELDAGSWFSDQYKGEKIPLLKEVVQRFGGKIGLLIEMKGAGSEANLAKEVAVLLNQTLEEGVDPDLLMVQSFNIADIRTFSTLSPKVKAGILVSKPLDMFQLASYRSFADFLSVHHAFLSKSFVTQAKSFGYKVNSWTVTQEQQFAAMQRLKVNGIISDLYPDSSLQYASTFERLFSFVDP, translated from the coding sequence ATGAGGGGCCATATTGCAATGAAAACTGCCCTTCCAGGAAGAATCTGCTTCTGCTTCTCCCGATTCTGGAACTTTTTATTCATTATTTTCTTTCATCTGCCGGCATCAAGTGCCTTTGAACGGCTTTACCGCAAAGAGTTATGCTTCTATCCTTTTCGTAAAAAAAACACACTTGCAGGATCCCTGCTTCTCGGCATCCTTGTATCCTTCCTGAGCTTTGCATTCCAGCCGCTTGCCCCTTTTCAGTCCATTGCCCACCGGGGCGCTGTCCAAATTGCTCCTGAAAATACGATGGCAGCCTTTGAAAAAGCCTATGAACTAGGTTTTGATTTTATTGAGCTGGATGTATGGCTTAGCAGCGACCATCAGCCAGTGGTCATCCATGATGGAGATGTCGGCAGGACAACAGGAGGAGAAGGACTCGTAACACAGCTGTCTGCCAGCCAGCTGAAGGAGCTTGACGCAGGTTCCTGGTTCAGCGATCAGTATAAAGGTGAAAAAATCCCTCTGCTGAAAGAAGTGGTACAGCGTTTCGGAGGGAAGATCGGTCTTCTTATCGAAATGAAGGGGGCAGGAAGTGAAGCAAACCTGGCAAAAGAGGTTGCTGTCTTGCTGAACCAAACACTTGAGGAAGGCGTCGATCCTGATCTCTTAATGGTGCAGTCTTTCAATATTGCTGATATCCGGACATTCAGCACCCTTTCCCCGAAAGTTAAGGCAGGAATACTGGTCAGCAAGCCGCTCGATATGTTCCAGCTTGCTTCATACAGAAGTTTCGCCGATTTCTTGTCTGTCCATCATGCATTCTTATCTAAATCCTTTGTCACACAGGCAAAATCATTTGGGTACAAAGTCAATTCGTGGACGGTCACTCAGGAGCAGCAATTTGCAGCCATGCAGCGCCTGAAGGTCAACGGCATCATTTCTGACCTTTATCCAGACAGTTCCTTACAATACGCCAGCACTTTTGAACGGCTCTTTTCTTTTGTAGACCCATGA
- a CDS encoding YodL domain-containing protein: MLKELTLPMLKQKDYDVTIFQTPEFRQKKGYKQVYRLPIKGASHEECLDHAFRSFNVPDRMPADFSGRFLSTGDIVFIDEGRRGQFYYQLKPGGWAQVNRVHIR, translated from the coding sequence ATGCTGAAGGAATTAACGTTGCCGATGTTAAAGCAGAAGGATTATGATGTGACGATTTTCCAGACACCGGAGTTCCGGCAAAAGAAAGGGTATAAGCAGGTGTACAGGCTGCCTATAAAGGGTGCGTCACATGAGGAGTGTCTTGATCACGCTTTCAGGAGTTTCAATGTTCCCGATCGCATGCCGGCTGACTTCAGCGGACGATTTCTGTCAACAGGGGATATTGTCTTTATTGATGAGGGCAGAAGGGGTCAGTTCTACTACCAGCTCAAACCCGGCGGCTGGGCGCAGGTGAACCGGGTGCATATCAGATAG
- the ppk1 gene encoding polyphosphate kinase 1, with product MCINHEKPDISNLDNPSYYNNRELSWLDFNNRVLEEAEDNQNALLERYKFLSIFSSNLDEFFMVRVAGLLDQVKAGFNKPENKAGLTPKEQLSAISEKTHTLVKKQDEIYCNELTPLLTKEQIEISRIKDVPSKDLAFLENFFEAYVYPVLTPMAIDAYRPFPMLLNKSLNLAVIIEEKSPDKKKHLSLDGNLVIVQVPSVIDRLVELPQKGQARKFVLLEEVIIYCIHKLFTGYKVRSATPFRITRNADLAIHEDEAEDLLQEIEEELKKRKRGAAVRLEYQQAENSSQVIEFLRKELEIHGKDIYPVEAPLDLTFLFSFCKKIQASHEHLAAQSFIPQPPQDLEGEGGIFEKIRKRDALLHHPYESFEPVVDFMREAADDKDVLAIKQTLYRVSGDSPIIESLKRAAENGKQVTVLVELKARFDEENNVQWAKELEQAGCHVIYGMTLLKTHSKITLVIRREKGNIQRYVHLGTGNYNDATARIYTDMGLLTCNHQLGEDAINFFNYLSGYMERPCFPLRVL from the coding sequence ATGTGCATAAACCATGAGAAACCTGATATTTCTAATTTGGATAATCCTTCCTATTACAATAATCGCGAGCTGAGCTGGCTGGATTTTAATAATAGAGTGCTGGAAGAAGCAGAAGATAATCAAAATGCGTTATTGGAACGATATAAATTCCTTTCTATATTCAGCTCAAATCTGGATGAGTTTTTCATGGTCAGGGTAGCTGGTCTGCTGGATCAGGTAAAAGCCGGTTTCAATAAACCCGAAAACAAAGCTGGGCTGACCCCAAAAGAACAGCTGAGCGCCATTTCTGAAAAAACACATACCCTTGTTAAAAAGCAAGATGAAATATATTGTAATGAGCTTACTCCCCTTTTAACAAAAGAACAGATAGAAATATCCAGAATTAAAGATGTCCCATCAAAGGACTTGGCTTTTCTTGAAAACTTCTTTGAGGCATATGTTTATCCTGTTCTGACTCCCATGGCGATAGATGCTTACCGCCCTTTCCCGATGCTGTTAAACAAATCATTGAATTTAGCTGTGATCATAGAAGAAAAATCGCCGGATAAAAAGAAGCATCTGAGCCTGGATGGAAATCTGGTCATCGTACAGGTACCGTCTGTAATCGACCGCCTGGTGGAGCTGCCTCAGAAAGGGCAGGCCAGGAAGTTTGTGCTCTTGGAAGAGGTTATTATTTATTGCATCCACAAACTGTTTACGGGATATAAAGTGCGCTCTGCCACTCCATTCAGAATTACCCGCAATGCCGATCTCGCCATTCATGAAGACGAAGCGGAAGACCTGCTGCAGGAAATTGAAGAAGAGCTTAAGAAACGGAAAAGAGGTGCAGCGGTCCGGCTGGAATATCAGCAGGCTGAAAACAGCAGTCAGGTCATTGAATTCCTAAGGAAAGAGCTGGAAATACACGGGAAGGATATCTATCCTGTCGAAGCCCCCCTGGATCTGACTTTTCTTTTTTCATTTTGTAAAAAAATCCAGGCAAGCCATGAGCATTTGGCGGCGCAGTCCTTTATTCCCCAGCCTCCGCAGGATTTAGAGGGTGAGGGTGGAATATTTGAGAAAATCCGGAAAAGGGATGCTCTGCTGCATCATCCTTATGAATCTTTTGAACCTGTGGTAGATTTCATGAGGGAAGCCGCAGATGATAAAGATGTACTGGCAATTAAGCAGACTCTTTATCGTGTCAGCGGAGATTCACCGATCATTGAAAGCCTGAAGCGTGCGGCCGAAAATGGGAAGCAGGTGACGGTGCTTGTGGAGCTGAAGGCCCGCTTTGACGAAGAAAATAATGTCCAGTGGGCAAAGGAGCTGGAACAGGCAGGCTGTCATGTCATTTATGGCATGACACTTCTGAAAACGCACAGCAAAATTACATTGGTAATCCGAAGGGAAAAAGGAAATATCCAGAGATATGTCCATTTGGGGACAGGAAACTATAATGATGCGACCGCAAGGATTTATACAGACATGGGGCTGCTTACTTGCAATCATCAGCTTGGAGAAGATGCTATTAACTTTTTCAATTATCTGAGCGGCTATATGGAGAGGCCATGTTTCCCCCTCAGGGTCCTATAA
- a CDS encoding DUF2515 domain-containing protein — protein sequence MKIFAEFYPAWLRNILNRRSGPAIPEKTLLSGREMASIEQALIRQAKTDTPIYILTEKEKKVAAAISRETEKYNRNNITRTQAYLLFYRRNPDLHWAFLAHMVSRNGGFYMTDIKSSYLDSFLTEEDRERYFLFLERCNAYIFQDAYPQLLLLEYSRRMGIPLFHLLPKFHVSGWMKPFWDHFYEHGSSAVITAAMIVNEQKMLEDRVIRTSGSSILDDLPFLLQEKLGFTTVVFPLKKANTSALLGVSVVDFRSADARITTGKSLYQILFHKKHHRKIKEFALGTPHTASRSDYWSSRYSASKESGMLYSPALDQAWKDKKHYFTRKTDWFIKEQESCLYHLDALPETKDYDLTRKLLKQHALLSAADLIAHQVIP from the coding sequence ATGAAAATATTTGCTGAATTTTATCCTGCATGGCTGAGAAATATTTTGAATCGCCGCAGCGGGCCTGCCATTCCTGAGAAAACTTTGCTTAGCGGACGGGAGATGGCCAGCATTGAACAGGCACTAATCCGCCAGGCCAAAACAGATACGCCGATTTATATTTTGACAGAAAAAGAAAAGAAGGTTGCAGCGGCTATTTCTAGAGAAACGGAAAAATATAACCGCAATAATATTACGAGAACACAAGCCTATCTTTTGTTTTACAGGCGAAACCCCGATCTCCACTGGGCATTCCTTGCCCATATGGTATCAAGGAACGGCGGCTTTTATATGACAGACATAAAGAGCTCTTATCTGGACAGTTTTCTCACGGAAGAAGACCGGGAGCGTTACTTTCTTTTTCTTGAGCGCTGCAATGCTTATATTTTCCAGGATGCGTACCCGCAGCTGCTGCTTTTAGAATACAGCAGGAGAATGGGAATCCCTCTGTTTCACCTGCTCCCCAAATTTCATGTATCAGGCTGGATGAAGCCTTTTTGGGATCATTTTTATGAGCATGGCTCTTCTGCTGTGATTACAGCAGCGATGATCGTGAACGAACAAAAAATGCTGGAAGACAGGGTCATCAGGACTTCAGGTTCCAGCATACTGGATGATCTGCCTTTCCTTCTTCAGGAAAAACTCGGTTTCACAACAGTTGTATTCCCGCTGAAGAAGGCAAATACCTCTGCATTGCTCGGGGTCTCTGTAGTGGATTTCAGATCTGCTGATGCCCGCATAACCACAGGCAAATCTCTATACCAGATCCTTTTCCATAAAAAACACCACAGAAAGATAAAAGAATTCGCCCTGGGAACTCCCCATACTGCTTCACGGTCCGACTATTGGAGCAGCAGATATTCTGCCAGTAAAGAATCCGGAATGCTATACAGTCCTGCCCTGGATCAGGCATGGAAGGACAAGAAGCATTATTTCACCAGGAAAACAGACTGGTTTATAAAAGAGCAGGAAAGCTGCCTCTATCATTTGGATGCCTTGCCGGAAACCAAGGACTATGATTTAACGCGGAAGCTTCTAAAGCAGCATGCCTTACTTTCAGCTGCAGACTTGATTGCCCATCAAGTAATCCCTTAA
- a CDS encoding YozE family protein, with protein MSKSFYHFLMKYRHPEPKDSISSFANSAFEDHSFPKTSFDYDELSSYLEMNGHYLDSMAIFDEAWELYLVSETKR; from the coding sequence ATGTCGAAATCCTTTTATCATTTCCTGATGAAATACCGTCATCCTGAGCCAAAGGACAGCATCAGCTCTTTTGCCAATTCCGCGTTTGAAGACCATAGCTTCCCAAAGACATCATTTGATTATGATGAACTCAGCAGCTATCTGGAAATGAATGGCCACTATCTGGACAGCATGGCCATCTTTGATGAAGCCTGGGAGCTTTATCTGGTGTCCGAAACAAAGAGATAA
- the ablB gene encoding putative beta-lysine N-acetyltransferase: protein MEQSSVRIIRQDNFSLEVFIDPYNKRIRVDDCLGNRKNALSFAYGLREEIQAEKMIIKARAEETDFYLENGFQAEGKIDGYFLGSDAFFMSKYYKSSRRNNPHWADEDEVAEKVRSLERTGNDSSLQPPCRLVRFKPADARELAELYKAVFQIYPVPMDDPRYIEKSMENGTMFMGVKHEGKIVSAASAEINSFYRNAELTDCATLPDFRKHGLMKILIGKLEEELACQGIFCAYSIARSLSYGMNAALHQLGYSYRGRLANNCFIFDKLEDMNIWVKNLAMMPKIRH from the coding sequence ATGGAGCAGTCATCAGTAAGAATTATCAGGCAGGACAACTTTTCTCTCGAGGTTTTCATTGACCCGTATAATAAGAGAATCAGAGTGGATGACTGCCTTGGAAACCGTAAAAATGCGCTTTCGTTCGCATACGGTTTAAGAGAGGAGATCCAGGCAGAAAAAATGATAATTAAAGCCAGGGCAGAGGAGACAGATTTTTATCTGGAGAACGGCTTCCAGGCCGAAGGCAAGATCGACGGCTATTTTTTAGGCTCTGACGCTTTTTTCATGTCCAAGTATTATAAGAGCAGCAGGAGAAACAATCCGCACTGGGCTGATGAGGATGAGGTCGCAGAGAAAGTGCGCAGCCTCGAAAGAACCGGGAATGATTCCAGTCTTCAGCCTCCATGCCGGCTTGTACGCTTCAAGCCGGCAGATGCCCGTGAACTGGCTGAGCTGTATAAGGCGGTATTTCAAATTTACCCCGTTCCCATGGATGACCCCCGGTATATCGAAAAGTCGATGGAAAACGGCACAATGTTCATGGGAGTGAAACACGAGGGGAAAATCGTGAGCGCTGCCTCAGCAGAAATCAATTCTTTCTACCGAAATGCAGAATTGACAGACTGTGCCACATTGCCTGACTTCCGAAAGCATGGATTGATGAAAATACTGATTGGCAAACTTGAGGAAGAGCTGGCCTGCCAGGGCATCTTTTGCGCTTATTCCATCGCCAGAAGCCTTTCATATGGAATGAATGCAGCTCTTCATCAGCTTGGGTACAGCTACAGGGGCAGGCTGGCCAATAATTGCTTTATCTTTGATAAGCTTGAGGATATGAATATCTGGGTGAAAAATCTTGCCATGATGCCAAAAATCCGGCACTAG
- a CDS encoding YokU family protein has product MNCDWCSSDETARQTASVFWELPDGTKGIEIRETPCIVCSGCGMVYHEEKIIEEIEDQLFLIDTKKLEKSLTFEELMAKPRFLKRNYFKFD; this is encoded by the coding sequence ATGAATTGTGATTGGTGCTCATCTGATGAAACGGCAAGGCAGACAGCTTCGGTCTTTTGGGAACTGCCTGATGGAACAAAAGGGATTGAGATAAGAGAAACACCCTGCATTGTCTGCAGTGGGTGCGGAATGGTATATCACGAAGAAAAGATCATAGAGGAGATCGAGGACCAGCTCTTTTTAATAGATACTAAAAAGCTTGAAAAATCGCTTACTTTTGAAGAATTGATGGCTAAACCGAGGTTTCTTAAAAGAAATTATTTCAAATTTGATTAA